One stretch of Daphnia pulicaria isolate SC F1-1A chromosome 6, SC_F0-13Bv2, whole genome shotgun sequence DNA includes these proteins:
- the LOC124341968 gene encoding serine/threonine-protein kinase BRSK2-like, whose translation MQRDNHGSGIDPRQYVGPYRMDKTLGKGQTGLVKLGVHCVAGKKVAIKIINREKLSESVLQKVEREIAIMKLIEHPHVLGLYDVYENKKYLYLVLEHVSGGELFDYLVKKGRLTPKEARRFFRQIISALDFCHSHSICHRDLKPENLLLDDKNNIKIADFGMASLQPEGSMLETSCGSPHYACPEVIRGEKYDGRRADVWSCGVILYALLVGALPFDDDNLRQLLEKVKRGVYHIPHFVPPECQSLLRGMIEVNPEKRMTLAEIHRHTWVVAGSAGCRGGELELELPMMSVVQTRILPTEDDCDPDVLQAITSLGCFKDRKKLIQELLNPNHNTEKVIYFLLLDRKKRRPACEDDAELVVRTQQPRNENIDPPKKRIDTLKVNGPVTAQFQLSQGSPIIARRQVYNHWPRRSTGHSTYPGPGNHHHTGFVAQPLSSSNNSTPSASPVPSPRPVHRLLASNQYGGGGGGGGGGSNVSGNAGCGSGTSPSRNVSSKTPAANNGGAPSLGGGGGQQQLAGDGSYLQGTSTPPGSPNPWRTRLTTTIKNSFLGSPRFHRRKLLQGDEVSLTPEPESSPELTKRSWFGTLMGSERDETYTILVKGKPLASVKADLIHAFLSIADLNHSVASPMSFKVEYRRGTSGPAMFQRHVRFNVDIAAIGQHETKGERCAEIDILYAVTFVLIAGNLRRFRRLCELIQVQVCSRRPPPASPRASRKFTSSELRDSESGGSDISDKSSLLTSELGGNSERARGCTSSAAVSRGKTCAKKPAGATSSTTAATTTAAPVSTSILGTRRPSPKSPPSNPLANPILEEVLETQQQSQSNNQQQDSVEVVGSSLPILEKSSLLVQDDSLEKMNVQNGLSPEQRENGNPPTSIVPPNETDVVETNKSSSQQDNNAKVAPAIKIKGKSTRGDSTDALLSDEEKSQNDENNASME comes from the exons ATGCAGCGAGATAACCATGGTAGCGGTATAGATCCGCGTCAATATGTAGGACCCTACCGAATGGATAAAACCCTTGGGAAAGGACAGACCG GTTTGGTGAAATTAGGGGTGCACTGTGTAGCCGGGAAGAAGGTGGCCATCAAAATCATCAATCGGGAGAAATTAAGCGAGTCCGTCTTACAAAAG GTGGAGCGTGAAATAGCCATCATGAAACTTATAGAACACCCCCACGTTCTCGGATTGTATGATGTCTACGAGAACAAAAAATATCT ATATCTGGTCCTGGAACATGTTTCTGGCGGCGAGCTATTCGATTACTTGGTCAAAAAGGGCCGGCTTACACCGAAAGAGGCCAGGCGATTTTTTCGGCAAATCATTTCGGCCCTCGACTTCTGCCATAGCCACTCTATTTG CCATCGAGACCTCAAACCCGAGAACCTGCTACTAGACGACAAGAACAACATCAAGATAGCTGACTTTGGTATGGCTTCTTTACAACCGGAAGGCAGCATGCTTGAAACAAGCTGTGGATCACCACACTATGCCTGCCCTGAAGTCATCCGG GGAGAAAAATACGACGGCCGACGAGCAGACGTTTGGTCTTGTGGCGTCATCTTGTACGCCCTCTTAGTTGGAGCTTTACCTTTCGACGACGACAATCTGAGGCAATTGTTAGAGAAGGTCAAACGCGGCGTCTACCATATTCCTCATTTTGTGCCGCCCGAATGTCAGTCCCTCCTACGTGGCATGATCGAAGTCAATCCCGAGAAACGAATGACG CTGGCCGAGATCCATCGCCACACTTGGGTGGTAGCCGGCAGTGCCGGATGTCGTGGAGGCGAACTAGAATTGGAGTTGCCAATGATGTCTGTCGTCCAGACACGTATTCTGCCCACAGAGGACGACTGTGATCCGGACGTTCTTCAAGCTATAACTAGTCTAGGCTGCTTCAAGGATCGCAAAAAACTCATTCAAGAGCTTCTTAATCCAAA TCACAATACCGAAAAGGTCATTTACTTCCTGCTGCTGGATCGTAAGAAACGCCGACCGGCTTGCGAGGATGACGCTGAGCTTGTCGTTCGAACTCAACAGCCACGAAACGAAAACATAGACCCACCAAAGAAGAGGATCGATACTCTTAAAGTCAACGGCCCAGTGACCGCTCAATTCCAGCTGTCCCAAGGCTCTCCAATCATTGCTCGGCGGCAAGTGTACAA TCACTGGCCAAGACGATCAACGGGGCACTCGACTTATCCTGGACCGGGCAATCATCACCACACTGGATTTGTGGCCCAGCCATTGAGCAGCAGTAACAACAGCACGCCATCGGCCTCTCCAGTGCCGTCCCCTCGACCCGTTCATCGTTTGCTTGCGTCCAATCAGtacggcggtggtggtggtggcggtggcggcgggagCAACGTTTCCGGCAATGCCGGTTGCGGCAGTGGGACGTCTCCTTCGCGAAATGTCAGCAGCAAAACTCCGGCGGCCAACAATGGAGGAGCTCCTAgcttaggaggaggaggaggccaaCAACAACTCGCTGGCGATGGATCTTACCTTCAGGGAACGTCGACTCCACCCGGTTCTCCTAATCCGTGGAGGACTCGCCTTACCACTACTATTAAAAATAGTTTCCTTGGTTCGCCGCGATTCCACAGAAGGAAATTACTTCAAG GGGACGAGGTCAGTCTGACACCGGAACCGGAATCTTCGCCGGAGCTGACAAAGCGTTCGTGGTTTGGAACTCTGATGGGCAGCGAACGTGATGAAACTTACACTATACTAGTCAAAGGAAAGCCATTGGCCTCCGTCAAAGCTGACCTGATTCACGCCTTTCTATCG ATTGCAGATTTGAATCACAGCGTTGCCAGTCCCATGTCGTTCAAAGTAGAATACCGTCGCGGTACTTCCGGACCGGCAATGTTCCAGCGCCATGTCCGATTCAACGTCGATATTGCTGCAATTGGTCAGCACGAAACCAAAGGGGAACGTTGCGCAGAAATCGACATTCTTTATGCCGTGACGTTTGTTTTGATTGCAG GGAATCTCCGTCGCTTTCGCCGACTTTGCGAATTGATCCAAGTTCAGGTCTGCAGTCGGCGGCCTCCACCGGCGTCCCCCAGAGCTTCACGCAAGTTTACGTCGTCGGAGCTCCGTGACAGCGAAAGTGGAGGGTCCGACATATCGGATAAGTCTTCGTTGTTGACTAGCGAGCTGGGCGGCAATAGCGAGAGGGCGAGAGGTTGTACTTCATCAGCAGCCGTGTCCAGGGGGAAGACGTGCGCCAAAAAACCGGCTGGTGCCACGTCGTCTACGACCGCTGCCACGACGACTGCGGCGCCCGTGTCTACGTCGATTCTCGGAACGCGCCGGCCGTCTCCTAAATCTCCTCCATCCAACCCGCTGGCCAATCCCATACTGGAAGAGGTGCTCGAGACGCAGCAGCAGTCTCAGTCTAATAATCAGCAGCAGGATTCGGTGGAAGTAGTCGGCAGCAGTCTTCCGATCTTGGAGAAATCCAGCCTTTTAGTCCAGGACGACAGTTTGGAGAAAATGAACGTACAAAATGGACTGAGTCCCGAGCAGCGAGAGAACGGCAATCCGCCAACTTCGATCGTCCCGCCCAATGAAACGGACGTCGTTGAAACTAATAAGTCGTCATCTCAGCAAGACAATAACGCCAAGGTAGCGCCGGCCATTAAAATCAAAGGTAAATCTACTCGAGGCGATTCCACCGACGCGTTACTCAGCGACGAGGAAAAGTCACAAAACGACGAGAACAATGCGTCGATGGAGTGA
- the LOC124344068 gene encoding monocarboxylate transporter 12-like isoform X1 yields MSSQDTKSYLTGFPSMDNPNGCTRKTEKEAFSFDNDKRKEHSQLIDKQINAEATSCLLPVNSPCITPTPCLVKSGKSMDSTDALRARFVPPDGGYGWFVAFGAFLVQFWIAGLIKSYGVIFMEVMQLYPDASASLASWIPAILSTLCLILSPLCSALCRQFSCRWVVFTGGILCWLGVSLSYFTTSLVQLCFTFGVLTGLGAGMATTPGIIMTSRYFTKHRALANGMCVSGTAVGSMLLPPLLEVLIPTYGFRGAILILGACMLHICLSAALYRPVEVHQAIVENVTSINISADCTVPNGVECGYVHHVPDGRLATIPEDDISLVRGSRDKIPTTDLSHRLSMIHSVEDLSTNSTVIYTENILNSKSNNVIEGRLTEKSVQTEPTVGCSEKKNRRFKFCRSLIDFIDFSLIKNPLFLLMAFSVMFMAAGCPNAVYYLPSFANSRGLDKSECSLLLSISAVFDLCGRLGLGYIADLNLFSKTKAYSVSMLTAAVAILCLPFATTFSAFAVIGAFYGIGLGSWLLLIPVLLSKHHGTEAIGSSYGLIRLFQGVVALIVPPLVGFSKDATGDYIVGFCFMGTSMVIGSMLINFKPCVLRLSRENTSV; encoded by the exons ATGAGTTCTCAAGACACTAAATCTTACCTCACAGGGTTCCCATCCATGGACAATCCTAATGGTTgcacaagaaaaacagaaaaagaagctttCAGTTTTGACAATGACAAGAGGAAAGAACACTCTCAATTGATAGACAAACAAATCAACGCGGAAGCCACCTCTTGTCTTCTTCCAGTCAATTCGCCATGTATTACTCCAACCCCTTGT CTAGTGAAAAGCGGAAAAAGTATGGATAGCACGGACGCCTTGAGGGCTCGTTTCGTTCCTCCGGACGGAGGATATGGTTGGTTTGTTGCTTTCGGAGCGTTTTTAGTTCAGTTTTGGATCGCTGGACTGATCAAATCGTATGGAGTGATTTTCATGGAAGTCATGCAGCTTTATCCTGATGCAAGCGCTTCTCTCGCCTCTTGGATTCCAGCGATTTTGTCCACTCTTTGCTTGATTTTGT CACCTTTGTGCAGTGCTCTCTGTCGACAATTTTCTTGTCGTTGGGTGGTATTTACAGGTGGAATTCTGTGTTGGCTGGGGGTTAGTCTGAGTTACTTTACTACCAGCCTCGTACAATTGTGTTTTACATTTGGCGTTTTGACAG GACTTGGGGCAGGAATGGCCACAACTCCAGGCATTATTATGACGTCAAGGTACTTCACCAAGCACCGAGCATTAGCAAATGGCATGTGTGTTTCGGGTACAGCAGTTGGAAGCATGCTTCTCCCACC CTTACTAGAAGTTCTAATTCCAACGTACGGATTTCGAGGAGCAATTCTTATTCTTGGAGCCTGCATGCTCCATATTTGTTTGAGTGCTGCCCTTTATCGTCCAGTTGAAGTTCACCAGGCCATAGTCGAAAATGTGACGTCAATCAATATTTCGGCCGACTGTACTGTTCCTAATGGCGTCGAATGTGGCTACGTCCATCATGTTCCTGACGGCCGATTAGCGACAATCCCCGAAGATGATATTTCGCTCGTTCGTGGCAGTCGTGATAAAATTCCCACAACCGATCTCTCTCACAGACTAAGCATGATTCACAGTGTTGAAGATCTAAGCACAAACTCAACCGTCATTTACACAGAAAACATcttaaattcaaaatcaaataatgttATTGAAGGAAGGCTCACCGAAAAATCCGTTCAAACTGAACCAACAGTCGGTTGTTCGGAAAAGAAGAATCGGCGTTTCAAATTCTGCCGCTCTCTGATTGACtttatcgatttttctttaatcAAAAATCCCTTGTTCTTGTTAATGGCTTTTTCCGTCATGTTTATGGCGGCAGGGTGCCCAAATGCTGTATATTATTTACCTTCTTTCGCCAATTCGCGTGGCTTAGATAAAAGCGAGTGTAGTTTGCTTTTATCAATCAGTGCAGTGTTCGACCTCTGTGGGAGATTAGGACTTGGTTATATTGCTGACCTCAACCTTTTCTCCAAAACTAAAGCTTACAGCGTGAG TATGCTGACAGCGGCTGTTGCAATTCTTTGCTTGCCTTTTGCGACAACATTTTCTGCATTTGCTGTCATTGGCGCCTTTTATGGAATCGGCTTGGGAAGTTGGCTATTGCTAATTCCCGTTTTGCTGAGTAAACACCACGGAACAGAGGCGATTGGGTCCTCCTACGGATTGATTCGTCTTTTTCAAGGAGTTGTCGCCTTGATCGTACCGCCACTTGTAGGTTTTTCGAAAGATGCAACTGGCGACTACATTGTAGGCTTCTGTTTTATGGGAACATCAATGGTGATAGGCTCTATgcttattaattttaaacccTGTGTCCTACGTTTGTCTCGAGAAAACACGAGCGTTTAA
- the LOC124344068 gene encoding monocarboxylate transporter 12-like isoform X2, producing the protein MYYSNPLCNLVKSGKSMDSTDALRARFVPPDGGYGWFVAFGAFLVQFWIAGLIKSYGVIFMEVMQLYPDASASLASWIPAILSTLCLILSPLCSALCRQFSCRWVVFTGGILCWLGVSLSYFTTSLVQLCFTFGVLTGLGAGMATTPGIIMTSRYFTKHRALANGMCVSGTAVGSMLLPPLLEVLIPTYGFRGAILILGACMLHICLSAALYRPVEVHQAIVENVTSINISADCTVPNGVECGYVHHVPDGRLATIPEDDISLVRGSRDKIPTTDLSHRLSMIHSVEDLSTNSTVIYTENILNSKSNNVIEGRLTEKSVQTEPTVGCSEKKNRRFKFCRSLIDFIDFSLIKNPLFLLMAFSVMFMAAGCPNAVYYLPSFANSRGLDKSECSLLLSISAVFDLCGRLGLGYIADLNLFSKTKAYSVSMLTAAVAILCLPFATTFSAFAVIGAFYGIGLGSWLLLIPVLLSKHHGTEAIGSSYGLIRLFQGVVALIVPPLVGFSKDATGDYIVGFCFMGTSMVIGSMLINFKPCVLRLSRENTSV; encoded by the exons ATGTATTACTCCAACCCCTTGTGTAAT CTAGTGAAAAGCGGAAAAAGTATGGATAGCACGGACGCCTTGAGGGCTCGTTTCGTTCCTCCGGACGGAGGATATGGTTGGTTTGTTGCTTTCGGAGCGTTTTTAGTTCAGTTTTGGATCGCTGGACTGATCAAATCGTATGGAGTGATTTTCATGGAAGTCATGCAGCTTTATCCTGATGCAAGCGCTTCTCTCGCCTCTTGGATTCCAGCGATTTTGTCCACTCTTTGCTTGATTTTGT CACCTTTGTGCAGTGCTCTCTGTCGACAATTTTCTTGTCGTTGGGTGGTATTTACAGGTGGAATTCTGTGTTGGCTGGGGGTTAGTCTGAGTTACTTTACTACCAGCCTCGTACAATTGTGTTTTACATTTGGCGTTTTGACAG GACTTGGGGCAGGAATGGCCACAACTCCAGGCATTATTATGACGTCAAGGTACTTCACCAAGCACCGAGCATTAGCAAATGGCATGTGTGTTTCGGGTACAGCAGTTGGAAGCATGCTTCTCCCACC CTTACTAGAAGTTCTAATTCCAACGTACGGATTTCGAGGAGCAATTCTTATTCTTGGAGCCTGCATGCTCCATATTTGTTTGAGTGCTGCCCTTTATCGTCCAGTTGAAGTTCACCAGGCCATAGTCGAAAATGTGACGTCAATCAATATTTCGGCCGACTGTACTGTTCCTAATGGCGTCGAATGTGGCTACGTCCATCATGTTCCTGACGGCCGATTAGCGACAATCCCCGAAGATGATATTTCGCTCGTTCGTGGCAGTCGTGATAAAATTCCCACAACCGATCTCTCTCACAGACTAAGCATGATTCACAGTGTTGAAGATCTAAGCACAAACTCAACCGTCATTTACACAGAAAACATcttaaattcaaaatcaaataatgttATTGAAGGAAGGCTCACCGAAAAATCCGTTCAAACTGAACCAACAGTCGGTTGTTCGGAAAAGAAGAATCGGCGTTTCAAATTCTGCCGCTCTCTGATTGACtttatcgatttttctttaatcAAAAATCCCTTGTTCTTGTTAATGGCTTTTTCCGTCATGTTTATGGCGGCAGGGTGCCCAAATGCTGTATATTATTTACCTTCTTTCGCCAATTCGCGTGGCTTAGATAAAAGCGAGTGTAGTTTGCTTTTATCAATCAGTGCAGTGTTCGACCTCTGTGGGAGATTAGGACTTGGTTATATTGCTGACCTCAACCTTTTCTCCAAAACTAAAGCTTACAGCGTGAG TATGCTGACAGCGGCTGTTGCAATTCTTTGCTTGCCTTTTGCGACAACATTTTCTGCATTTGCTGTCATTGGCGCCTTTTATGGAATCGGCTTGGGAAGTTGGCTATTGCTAATTCCCGTTTTGCTGAGTAAACACCACGGAACAGAGGCGATTGGGTCCTCCTACGGATTGATTCGTCTTTTTCAAGGAGTTGTCGCCTTGATCGTACCGCCACTTGTAGGTTTTTCGAAAGATGCAACTGGCGACTACATTGTAGGCTTCTGTTTTATGGGAACATCAATGGTGATAGGCTCTATgcttattaattttaaacccTGTGTCCTACGTTTGTCTCGAGAAAACACGAGCGTTTAA
- the LOC124344070 gene encoding methionine adenosyltransferase 2 subunit beta-like encodes MSSKRVVITGASGLLGRAVLAAFKNSQWTVLGTSFSRTGEDLVSIDICNHAKTEELIRNFMPNCIVHCAAQRFPDKVDKDLDGTIRLNVEATKNLAVLAAKLGATMIYISTDYVFDGNKPPYSETDTPNPLNTYGKTKLQGEQVTLESSQDHIVLRVPVLYGPVEYIGESAVTVLLQLLFDSESNKLVSDSEIRYPSHVDDIASICVKLLELKQTNADVKGIFHWGGKESMTKYGMVQDIASVFQLPMSHISPDPNQSQGASRPHNAQLSTEKLEKLGVGKHTPFRSGIQSTLAVWVQRKISGEI; translated from the exons ATGTCAAGCAAACGTGTTGTAATAACAGGAGCATCTGGTCTTCTTGGGAGAG CTGTATTAGCAGCCTTCAAAAATTCTCAATGGACTGTCTTGGGAACATCATTCAGTCG AACTGGGGAAGACTTGGTATCAATTGACATTTGTAACCATGCAAAAACTGAAGAACTGATAAGGAATTTCATGCCAAACTGTATTGTACATTGTGCAGCACAAAGGTTTCCAGACAAAGTTGATAAAGATTTAGATGGAACCATCCGTTTGAATGTAGAAGCAACAAAGAACTTAGCTGTTTTAgcag CCAAATTAGGAGCCACTATGATTTATATTAGTACTGATTATGTGTTTGATGGAAATAAGCCACCATACTCTGAAACTGATACCCCAAACCCACTAAATACATATGGCAAAACCAAATTGCAAGGTGAACAAGTGACCCTGGAATCAAGCCAAG ATCACATTGTATTGCGAGTTCCCGTACTGTATGGACCAG TCGAGTACATAGGAGAAAGTGCCGTGACTGTACTTCTACAGCTGTTGTTTGATTCCGAGAGCAATAAGCTTGTTTCAGATAGCGAAATCCGCTACCCATCACATGTGGACGATATTGCCTCCATTTGCGTCAAACTTTTGGagctaaaacaaacaaatgcagACGTAAAAG gAATTTTCCACTGGGGAG GAAAGGAAAGTATGACTAAATACGGTATGGTGCAAGACATTGCAAGTGTTTTCCAGTTGCCAATGAGCCATATTAGTCCCGATCCCAATCAAAGTCAAGGAGCATCGAGACCTCACAACGCTCAACTTTCTActgaaaaactggaaaaattgGGTGTTGGAAAGCATACGCCATTCCGCAGTGGAATACAATCGACACTCGCGGTATGGGTCCAACGTAAAATATCTGGAGAAATCTGA
- the LOC124344069 gene encoding dihydrolipoyllysine-residue acetyltransferase component of pyruvate dehydrogenase complex-like → MASFTRIRACDYLFHLNVFRSSFKKNGNLSILGFHSSAPKHVIELKMPSLSPTMTSGTIVNWHKKEGETVSPGDVLCEIQTDKAVMAFETEEEGVLAKIYVGDDSSDVQVGSLIALLAESGEDWKNVKSSETPKISSEATQKSEESKNVIAVSHQPEGNSKKSMIMGPAVRGLLQRYGLSPNNILASGPHGLLLKGDVLQHIQKENLKPVPISPVAKPIISSKTAVAEPKTAKPATVKVQNLTHEQEYQDLELSSMRRTIAKRLTASKTGIAHAYNTVSCKVDSVINLRQKFKNEGIKFSINDIVIKAVATALDLCPDVNVIWKGDQLIKPATVDISVAVATNSGLITPIVTDVLGRGVLEIGDVVRDLADRARIGKLQLHEFQGGSFTISNLGMYGISEFSAIINPPQCAILAVGGSRLELGDDGKPMTVMSATLSYDEEAISPVAAATFMSTLRSLLESPQSLLLGHRSLPA, encoded by the exons ATGGCCTCCTTTACTAGAATTAGGGCATGTGATTATCTTTTTCACCTAAATGTATTTAGAAGTTCATTTAAGAAAAATGGGAACCTAAGTATATTGGGGTTCCATTCTTCAGCTCCAAAACATG TTATTGAGTTGAAAATGCCTTCTCTGTCTCCGACCATGACTTCGGGCACAATCGTAAATTGGCACAAAAAAGAGGGAGAAACTGTAAGCCCAGGAGATGTTTTGTGTGAAATTCAAACTGACAAGGCTGTTATGGCCTttgaaacagaagaagaaggagtccTCGCAAAAATATAT GTCGGAGATGATTCCAGTGATGTACAAGTTGGTTCTCTGATTGCACTTTTAGCTGAGTCTGGAGAAGActggaaaaatgtaaaaagttCTGAAACACCAAAAATCTCTAGTGAAGCAACACAAAAATCTgaagaatcaaaaaatgttattgcaGTTTCTCATCAACCGgaaggaaattcaaaaaaatcaat GATCATGGGCCCTGCTGTCCGAGGATTGCTGCAAAGATATGGACTTTCTCCCAATAACATACTTGCATCTGGACCTCATGGTCTCCTCCTTAAGGGAGATGTTTTGCAGcacattcaaaaagaaaatcttaaaCCAGTTCCAA tttctCCTGTTGCAAAACCAATAATCTCGTCCAAAACTGCCGTTGCGGAACCTAAAACTGCCAAGCCTGCTACAGTAAAAGTTCAGAATCTTACGCATGAGCAAGAATATCAGGATTTGGAGCTCTCAAGCATGAGGCGTACTATCGCTAAGCGTCTGACTGCATCCAAA ACAGGAATAGCCCACGCGTATAATACGGTTTCCTGCAAGGTTGATTCTGTTATAAACCTCCGGCAAAAGTTTAAAAACGAGGGtataaaattttcaatcaacgACATCGTCATCAAGGCAGTTGCCACGGCATTAGATTTGTGCCCTGATGTTAATGTTATTTGGAAAGGAGACCAG CTTATCAAACCGGCGACTGTAGATATATCCGTCGCCGTAGCCACGAATTCTGGATTAATAACGCCGATCGTGACCGATGTTCTTG GTCGCGGTGTATTAGAGATCGGGGACGTGGTACGAGACTTGGCCGACAGAGCGCGTATAGGGAAGCTCCAGCTTCACGAATTTCAAGGAGGATCTTTCAC TATTTCTAATCTAGGAATGTATGGAATTAGCGAATTTAGCGCTATTATCAATCCTCCGCAATGTGCTATATTGGCCGTGGGTGGAAGTCGTCTAGAACTTG GTGATGACGGCAAACCCATGACGGTCATGAGCGCCACCTTATCGTACGATGAAGAGGCTATATCTCCTGTGGCAGCTGCAACTTTCATGTCCACGCTACGAAGTTTATTGGAATCCCCTCAGAGTCTGCTGTTGGGTCACCGTTCTCTTCCAGCTTAA